The nucleotide sequence GCTCATAAACCTTTTGTCCGTCACTGGATGCAACACACAAAGGACTGCCCACGACTTCAAATATAGATATCTTAATCTCTTCAGACATAATTATCTCCTTAGAATATGTCTTCTGGGCTTAGTTCTTCAGAATTGAATTGATAAACATGCGTATCTGCCGTGTTAATTTCCACGTTCACGACTGTACCGGGAAACGGGTGAGTCAGTGGCCTCGTTACAGTTTCCCCGTTCCTCCGCTCCCAATAACCGGCATCCGACACAATCTGAAGACAACCGCGATTTAAGTCAATAAAATCACACAGTATCTTCAGTCCTAACCCACCGGGTAAGTTGTCACGTCTACGCCGGGTTGTGTTGTTGCCCTCAGTGGCCCAAATAATCGCTTCCTCGGGTGAAAGGTCTAAATCTACAATGTTTCTTATATTTTGACGTATACCAATCCCGAGATCTGCCACCATAAAATTAAGACGATCTTGCCTTGGGAAAAACTGTCCGCAACTAAAAATTCCTAACTCAGAACGTGAATGTGAAACAGGATTGCTGAATATTTCAAAAATGCTCTCTCGGAATTTCTTCAACAATATGGAGGACATTTTAGATATTTCAGAACGATGTATCAACTCATCCTCAATATAATTCGCGAAATAGTGGTCGTCTGCAACATCAAAACGCTGATAAGTAATAGTTGTTTCCCATCGGTCAGGAATTTTCTCGCGTCCATAATGACTCATAAAACCATTTTTTGAAAGGATTTCCGCAATAGGCGGCGGAATATGGATTAAATTAATCTCGTTCAATTTTTTCCCCAAACTATAGAGAATTGCTCCAAATGCCGCACACATATCGGCATCAAACCAACGTATTGCTTGCATGTCAATCTCGATATCATCAAAAAACAATTCTTTAGTTTGTGAATAAAGATTTGTTAAGGTTTTAAAACTGTCGTAATCGTGTCGGATTAGTTGTGGTAAGGTGAATATCATACTGTCACCTCCACTATCGTCATGGTATCATTCCCAAAAATGTCTACCACTTTAATGGCGAGTTTGCGGCGGCCGGGTTTGCACTCGTGGGCGACGCTGGTTAATTCTAATGAACGGTCCTTCTTCGTCCGGAAACTTTGCCATTCGTTTTCAAAAACATAGTCACCTGTCCACTGTTCTTCCCACTCGCTTGTTTGTGAATTTTGCATGCGAATAATTTCGTGTTTGCTCTCAAAGTCAAAATCGACAGACCAATAATCAATCCAGTCTGTCCAGTGCTTCGTCAATACTTCTCGGCTGACAATGCCATCTGCATCTTTGCTTACTTTTACAACCTGTCCCTGCTCCACTACAATTCGACTGCCCTTGTTCCGTAGTGTCTGTTCGGCTTGAGAAATGGAGTCTTGTGAGTAAAAGACGGAGAAATCGGTTAATTCCACTGCTACGGTCGTGGAGTTTGCCTTTTCACCTGTGTGGATATGTGGTTTGACTTCAATGAACGCCATGTCGTGGAATACAACCTGACCTTGTTCTACTGCGCGTTTGTCGAAAACCTCGGCGGGAATGAATTTAGGTGCGATGTCAATGCCTCTGCTTTTTGCCTCATCTAATACGTTGGGAAACAGTCCCATCTCAAACTCGAAACCGAGAACGTCAACGCGCGTAATCTGATGCTTGCGGCACTCAAGGATAATTTCTTCTACGAGCAGGCGGGTTACCGGTAGGTTGACGGGACCGATTGCCACAAGCCGTCCGGCTTTTTTACCCTGAAAACTGGTAAATCCATCTGTCTTTTGAGCGGCATAAGCGCGTAAGATAAGAGCAATGAACGCCTTTTCTTTCTCTATTGATTGTTTCTGTTGTTCTTCCTCGCGCAGGTTTGGATTAACACCGATGTAATGTTGTCGTTCGTACTTACCGAGATTGAGAATTTCAAAGGCGCGGTAGTCCTTGCTGTCCGCTTTAAGTTGACGCTGGACTCCGATCATTCGTTTACGTGTGGTATGGATAGCAAATTTGCCAAGGTCTGTGGCAATCCATTTGCGTCCCAGTTTTTCAGCAACGGCAGCAGTGGTGCCGGAACCGCAAAAGAAATCAGCGACGAGGTCACCTTCGTTGGAGGATGCTTTGATGATGCGTTCAAGGAGGGTTTCCGGTTTTTGGGTAGGATAATTGATTCTTTCCTGAGCTGTCGGAATTTGCTGAAACGACATAACATCATTCCAAACATCACCGATGGGTTTTCCTTTCTCAATTACTTCATGTAAATATCTTCTTTTCCCTCTCCCGTCAAAATATTTCTTTCCATCTGAATCAACTTTGTTAAATCGAGAGAGATACTTCTCATCGTGTTCCGTGTATTGTTTGTTAAAAGTGAAGTTGACTGGATCCTTGGCATAATATAAGATCGATTCATGCCCACGAATCCAGTTTTGAGCAAGACTTTTATAACCACTGAGAACGGTTATGTCCCAGATTATTTCCCTCTGAAAATTTTCTTTCCCAAAGACTTCATCAAGTGCTAGCCGCATATAAGCAGTCACTCGCCAATCACAATGGACTA is from Candidatus Poribacteria bacterium and encodes:
- a CDS encoding ATP-binding protein, producing MIFTLPQLIRHDYDSFKTLTNLYSQTKELFFDDIEIDMQAIRWFDADMCAAFGAILYSLGKKLNEINLIHIPPPIAEILSKNGFMSHYGREKIPDRWETTITYQRFDVADDHYFANYIEDELIHRSEISKMSSILLKKFRESIFEIFSNPVSHSRSELGIFSCGQFFPRQDRLNFMVADLGIGIRQNIRNIVDLDLSPEEAIIWATEGNNTTRRRRDNLPGGLGLKILCDFIDLNRGCLQIVSDAGYWERRNGETVTRPLTHPFPGTVVNVEINTADTHVYQFNSEELSPEDIF
- a CDS encoding site-specific DNA-methyltransferase codes for the protein MPKLTEQEQQEIIRFIEADKPLPDKYRFLLFEDKREVELVWNGKTNEVCNIVLPFQTIEQVDEPRAEKPSDDNLQLGLFDTRGRQRKGWTNKLIWGDNKLVLSSLKNGPLREEIEAQGGLKLIYIDPPFDVGADFSMDIEIGDETFTKDPNILEEIAYRDTWGKGADSFVSMIYERLSLMHDLLVHCDWRVTAYMRLALDEVFGKENFQREIIWDITVLSGYKSLAQNWIRGHESILYYAKDPVNFTFNKQYTEHDEKYLSRFNKVDSDGKKYFDGRGKRRYLHEVIEKGKPIGDVWNDVMSFQQIPTAQERINYPTQKPETLLERIIKASSNEGDLVADFFCGSGTTAAVAEKLGRKWIATDLGKFAIHTTRKRMIGVQRQLKADSKDYRAFEILNLGKYERQHYIGVNPNLREEEQQKQSIEKEKAFIALILRAYAAQKTDGFTSFQGKKAGRLVAIGPVNLPVTRLLVEEIILECRKHQITRVDVLGFEFEMGLFPNVLDEAKSRGIDIAPKFIPAEVFDKRAVEQGQVVFHDMAFIEVKPHIHTGEKANSTTVAVELTDFSVFYSQDSISQAEQTLRNKGSRIVVEQGQVVKVSKDADGIVSREVLTKHWTDWIDYWSVDFDFESKHEIIRMQNSQTSEWEEQWTGDYVFENEWQSFRTKKDRSLELTSVAHECKPGRRKLAIKVVDIFGNDTMTIVEVTV